A segment of the bacterium genome:
TGCTATGGCGTCTCCAGTTCACCGCCGATGACCAACTGCACGATCAGCGGCAACACGGCCAAATACGGCGGCGGGGGCATCTACTGCGGCTCCTTCAGTTCTCCGACGATGACCGACTGCACGATCAGCGGTAACACGGCGCATGAAGGGGGCGGGATCTACTGCGGCTCCATCAGTTCTCGGACGATGACCAACTGCATAATCAACGGTAACACCGCGACCGATAAGGGCGGCGGCATCGCTTGCTACAACTCATCGCTGACGTTAACGAATTGCACAATTGCGGACAACAAGGCGGATTATGACGAGGATGGCACTGGCGACGGCGGCGGCATCTGTTGCGAGACGAACGGCTCATTAACGCTGACGAACTGCATCCTTTGGGGCGACACCGCGGGCGGCGCGCCGAATGAGATCAGCGAAGTCGATGCCGGCGCGGTAACCGTCAGCTACTCTGATGTAGATCAGGATGGATATGGCCACTCCGACTCGTGCGATCCCGACTCAGACAGCAATATAAGGTGTGACCCGGAGTTCGTGCCGACTGCGGACCCGCCATACACATACTACCTGGCGCACACAGGGCCGCAGGCGGGCAACAGCCCCTGCGTGGACGCGGGCTTAGGCGAACTGAGCGACTACGACCTGGGAGCTGGAATCACCACGTGCACGGACGGCCATGAGGATGGTAATGACGACGGTAACGGGAGCACCGGGCCGATCGACATGGGCTACCACTATGAGGGCGAATACACCGGTAGCGGAAACACCTACATCGAGCTGGTGTCCTTCACTGCGCGGCCGGTTGGCTCTAGCATAGTGCTCACCTGGGAAACCGGCGCCGAGATCGACAACGCTGGGTTCGTAATCTATCGGGCGATTGCGGGCACGCTCGATTATCAGCAGATAAGCGACCTGATCGCAGCTGAGGGCAGCCCAAGCCTTGGCGCCTCATACAGCTTCACCGACGGCAACGTCGAGCGGGGCGTTTCATACAACTACTGGCTGATTGACATCGAGACGAGCGGCAAGTGGACATCACACGGGCCAGTGTCGGTCAAATTGCCAGTGAGCCTCAAATTGATCGAACTGCCAACTGCCAACCGCTCGATAGGAGGTAGATAATAATGAAGACGAATAACGTTTACGAGGCGCCGAGAGTTCAGACATTTGATAACGAGGCGCTGACTGCGGCGCTTGGCCCGAGCTTATCGTACACGGGCTTTGGCGGCTCGCTGAAATGCTGATATTTCGAGCTGATAGCTGACAGGGTCTCAGGCAAGCCGAATGCCCGGCCACGATATGTCAGGCAGGATACTTCAATACTGCTGGAATAGCTGGCCCCACTTGGTCTTGAGGGCCTCATCGACGCGCTTCTTGCCGATGAATGGGTACCAGTACCAGTCGTGGTAGATGATTGAGGCGGCGTATGACCAGGGGGCGAGGAAGGTTCGGAGCAGGAACTTCTCCGCGAAGTGCAGTGGGCCCCAGTATAGTGCCTT
Coding sequences within it:
- a CDS encoding right-handed parallel beta-helix repeat-containing protein, producing SSSPPMTNCTIGGNTANYYGGGIFCSSSSSPPMTNCTISSNTANYHGGGIYCYGVSSSPPMTNCTISGNTAKYGGGGIYCGSFSSPTMTDCTISGNTAHEGGGIYCGSISSRTMTNCIINGNTATDKGGGIACYNSSLTLTNCTIADNKADYDEDGTGDGGGICCETNGSLTLTNCILWGDTAGGAPNEISEVDAGAVTVSYSDVDQDGYGHSDSCDPDSDSNIRCDPEFVPTADPPYTYYLAHTGPQAGNSPCVDAGLGELSDYDLGAGITTCTDGHEDGNDDGNGSTGPIDMGYHYEGEYTGSGNTYIELVSFTARPVGSSIVLTWETGAEIDNAGFVIYRAIAGTLDYQQISDLIAAEGSPSLGASYSFTDGNVERGVSYNYWLIDIETSGKWTSHGPVSVKLPVSLKLIELPTANRSIGGR